The Prochlorococcus sp. MIT 1341 genomic interval TAAGTTTGATCTAAATCAATTTAAGACTTGGTACTATAGGAAAGGAACCCCTAAAATTAAAATTAAGCACAATTGGGACCCTGTGCAGGGAAAACTTAAGGTAACATTTTCTCAATGTCTAGAAGTATGTGATGATCAAAATACCCCATTTCTTATACCAATTAAAATCAAAGTTTTCAACAAAATAAAAGCCCTCACTAAAGAGCACTTATTTATACTTGACAAGATGAGAGATACTTTATTAATTGACAACCTCCCTAGGCAAAAGGAGTCCCCATACATATCACTATTTCGAGACTTTTCAGCACCTGTAATTTGGGAATCTGACATTGGTGAATATGATTTATTAGAACTTTTAAAGATTGATGATGATCCCTTTTCGAAATGGGATGCAGCACAAAAAGTTATCAAAAAGATATTGTTAAGTAGAGCTAAAGGTAATATTCTATTGGAAGTGGAACATGCCTTTATCTCTACCTTATCTGAGATTTTATCAAATAGCGACAAATATGATCTTAGATTTCTAGCGAAAATCCTAAGCTTGCCTTGCTTATCTGAACTTGAATCAGAGCAAGAGATAGTGAACCCTATTGCAATGTTCATTGGTTACCAGAAATTCCAAGCCCTACTTGGAGAAAAGCTTTCTAATCAACTTCATGAATTACTTAGCAAAATAAAAGCCAACTTAAAGCTTTCTTGGCCACAGGGAGTAGGGCAAAGAGAAATAACCGCTATTGCTTGGAAATGGCTTGCGCAATCTGGGGACAAATCAATCTACGAAAAAGCAGTAAAGGCAGTTAATTCAAACTCAATGTCCATAGCAAGGGCTGGTCTTGATGCATTGAATCCAATAAACTGCCCTCAAAGGGAAGAGGCACTCCAGATCTTCTATCAGAGATGGAAAGATTCCCCTGTAATTCTAGATACTTGGTTTAACCTAAATGCTTCTAATCCACATTTAAATTCTATTAATAAAATCAAACTGCTAATGGAACATCCTAAGTTTGACCCTATTGCTCCAAATGCAATAAGAGCCGTCCTAGGTGGGTTTACGAATAATCCGCCAAATTTTCACGCAATAGATGGAAGTGGTTATACATTTATGGCTGAACAAATAATCATTCTTGACTCAAAAAATGCTATCACTGCATCTCGTTTAGTAAAGATATTTAGCAATTGGAAAAAATATAACCATTCACATAGGAGTAAGATGAAGAAAGCCATTGAAATTGTTGCTCAGGAAAAAATATCTTCAAACACAAGAGAGATTATTGAGCTCATCAAATAATATTCTTCTTATTTACGAAACATTGAACTAATCGAGCTTTCTTCATGTATCCTCCAAATTGCTTCACCAAGCATATTTGCAACAGAAAGTACTTTTAACTGGGGAAATACATTTTTTTCGCTTAATGGAATGCTGTTTGTGACAATAACCTCCTCAAACAGACCCTCTTGAGAAAGACGTTTAGATGCTGGAGGGGAAAACACAGGGTGTGAAGCACAAGCTATAACTCTTTCTGCACCTTCCTTTCTTAAAAGTTCTGCACCAGCACAAATAGTTCCCCCGGTATCGATCATGTCATCTATGAGTATTGCTGTTTTCCCTTTCACATCTCCAATCACAGTAAGACTCTTGGAAACATTATGAGCAGCGCGCCTTTTATCAATAATGGCCAAAGGAGAGTCCATCATTTGCTTAGCAAATGCTCTTGCCCTGGCTACACCTCCTACATCAGGTGAAACGACAACGATCTCTCCTAAGTCCTTTTTTGAAAGATAATCAACTAAAACCGGTGATCCATAGATATGGTCACAGGGGATATCGAAATAGCCTTGAATTTGTGCAGAATGCAAGTCCATTGCAAGAACTCTGTCAACACCGGATTTAACTAGCAGGTTCGCCGTAAGTTTTGCAGTAATTGATTCCCGTCCTGCTGTTTTTCTATCTGCCCTTGCATACCCGTAATAAGGAATTACTGCCGTTATCTGCCTAGCTGATGCTCGTTTACAGGCATCGACCATAATCATCAGTTCCATCAAATTGTCGTTAACTGGAGCACAAGTAGGTTGAACCAAAAACACATCACATCCACGAATTGATTGCTGTATCTGAAGATAAAGCTCACCATCAGCAAATCGTTTGCAAACCTTTGGGCCTACTGACAGGCCCAGATACGTGGCAATCTCATCTGCTAAAGAAGGATTGGAAGTCCCACTGAACAAACGAAGGCGCTGCGAATCAAGACTTACATTCTTATGCTCGTCTCTTACTGCGCTAAGGAAAGTCTTCACGGTAGTCGCAGCCAAAACTTGATACCGATGCTAGTGCTGATGAAGCCGCTATCCAAATTTTTTCATCTAAAATTTTCTATAGATGACTAACCAAACGCTTTTTCTCCTAAACACTGGTCCTGTTACAGGAACAGAAATGCAATATGCAACAAGTCTTCTAGCAAATTCATGGGGTTGTGAGCACACTCATCATCATTCCACTGTGAACCCGAATGAAGTCCTTAAAAAGCTTCCGGAAAGAGCCTCTGTAATACAAATATGCGGAGACCCCGCTGCAGAGAATCAAAATAATTGCACTTGGATTGAGGCTCTGAGCTCATGGCGAAAACCCACACTTTTATTTACTAAGCAATTGGGGACAGGAAAAATCCCTGGGACAGCATCTGCTTATGTAGCTTTGTGCGAAAAATTTAAACTGCCATTGATAGGGATAATCCAAATAGCAGGGGAATGGGAACCCAGAAAGCGAAAATCAGACGGGCTTCCATGGTGTGGATGGCTACCTGAAGAGAAAGCTCCAACAAAACAAGATGTTGAGGACCTGTCCATGAGAAACAGTCATCAAGACTTAGTTATTAAGGTAATAGAGCAAAGGTTATCTATATTAAAGATTTGAAAGACTTATTAGAATTAGTCAATATTTGGCCATAAGGGTTGAATAGAATCACTTTCCAAGCGTCTACGAACTTGTTTGAAAAGTTGCTTAGATAAAGGTAAGGTTTCCCATCTAGGTTCGTGGTTTGATTTTGAGATGCTATAAAGCAAGCTAACCATTTCTTCATAAGAAAGGTTGGTTTTAACTTGTCTAATCAAATTATTTAACAAAACAGGGTAGCTATATTCTTTTTCTGCTGAATTAATCTTAGAGAATAAAGAGTTAACCATAACTTTTCTTCTTGATCTGCCTTCAGAAGAAAATTCCCTTGGAATTCTAGTTGAATAATCAGCCAACATTGAACCACTCAAGACATGTGATCCTGGAGGAAGATAAAGAGGCAAATTGGAATATTTATCATTAATCAATGAGGGTTTTCTTGTTACAATCCGGAAAGAACCAAAACCTATCAAGAATTCTCTTAAGCTATTGTGTGAGAAAACAATATACCGATCAATATTACCTTTTTCTAGACCGATTAAATCTGATAATATATCTGACATAAGCTTTACATCGCCTTTAAAGTACATATCAGATAAGGGTTTTAAACTCTTATCACCTGGTAATGTTATTTGAATCTCTAATGGGACCTGGAGTATGTCAACATCTCCATTTGGAGAAAATTGAATTAAAGCAGTAGACTCTGCTTTAATTCTTTCTTCATTTATTCTACTTTTACCTGGTTCATCGTTAAAGCCGTCAACCAATATGGCAAGTAAAATAATTCTTTTCTTTAATCTATAGACGCTATCTTCCAGTTTAATCTCAGATCTATTCTCATATAAACTACTTTCATTAAATTCATTCCAGAAAAGATTCAAAGACAACCCTCCTAACCAAAAACCTGTAACCGCAGCACCCAGTCGTTGAAGAGTTCTTCCAGGGTAACGACCCAAAATAAATCTACTTTTCTTTTTATTTCTACTGATTTTGGTTGTAATTTTATCCATTTTATATTCAACGTTAGACTTGACTAAGTCAAAAGAAATTTACGTATTCTACAAGCAAAGAAATGTCCTCCATATCCAAAAGTAGAGGAGTAGAAAACTCTAAATCCTTTTTGAAGAATAACTTTTAGCAAAGGTTTGTACATTCTAGAAGACTGAATTCAATGAAGAAAACCTAGTTTTAAATGCAACGTAAAAATAAGACTTCTAAAGACTAAGGGGGATCACATGGCTGAGTCAGAAGACCATCATATGGAGGATTCATATAGCATTAGCATATTAGTCTAAAAATCATGCCATTTGTTTCTAGCTTTGTTTTAAAGCTAATGCATTCATTATGAATTTCACCAAAGATGCTGGATTCCTTAAACCCTAATTAATTTGCCTTCAACTCGAACTACAGGGGTTTTACTACACCCAACAGCCCTTCCTGGATCGCCAGCATGCGGAACTTTTGGCCATCCTGTTAGAGAGTGGCTAAAGATTCTCTCGAACAACAGCATTGGTGTTTGGCAGCTATTACCACTAAGCCCTACCGATGGAACAGGGTCACCTTATAGCTCACCCTCTGGATTTGCGATAAATCCATGGTTCCTAGATGCCAAAGATCTTGCCGCGGAAGGGTTTATAACTGTCTCAGCACTTCACGAGCTTCCACAAGAAAGAGCGTCCTCAAAATGCCACTCATCATTGAATTTAGCCCTGGCAAATGACCGGAGTAGATACCTAGGAAGACTGTTAAGAGAATCCTGGTGCGAACAAGGACAAAGTCGGCATAAAGCATTTAAAG includes:
- a CDS encoding ribose-phosphate pyrophosphokinase — encoded protein: MKTFLSAVRDEHKNVSLDSQRLRLFSGTSNPSLADEIATYLGLSVGPKVCKRFADGELYLQIQQSIRGCDVFLVQPTCAPVNDNLMELMIMVDACKRASARQITAVIPYYGYARADRKTAGRESITAKLTANLLVKSGVDRVLAMDLHSAQIQGYFDIPCDHIYGSPVLVDYLSKKDLGEIVVVSPDVGGVARARAFAKQMMDSPLAIIDKRRAAHNVSKSLTVIGDVKGKTAILIDDMIDTGGTICAGAELLRKEGAERVIACASHPVFSPPASKRLSQEGLFEEVIVTNSIPLSEKNVFPQLKVLSVANMLGEAIWRIHEESSISSMFRK